CCAATTTCAACCATTATGCAATTGGATGATTTAACATTTCCCGTAGTTCAATAATAATTTTCTTTTCTAATCGAGAGATGTATGACTGGGAAATGCCAAGCATTTCAGCGACTTCTTTTTGAGTCATTTCGGTTTTTCCAGTTAAACCGAAACGGCATGCCATAATATATCTTTCTCGATCATTCAATGTCTTAACAGCTTCAATCATATGCTGTCTTTCAATTTTTCTCTCCACGTTATCTATAATAATTGTCGCTTCGGTTCCCAATATATCAGATAGTAATAATTCATTTCCATCAGCATCCGAGTTTAATGGTTCATCGAAAGAGATTTCCGATTTTGTTCGATTCGTTTTACGAAGATGCATTAAAATTTCATTTTCAATACACCGTGAAGCATACGTAGCTAACTTAATATTTTTATCAGGCTTAAATGTTTCAATTGCTTTTATAAGTCCAATTGCACCAATACTAATTAGATCTTCAATATGCGTATTCGTATTATCAAATCGACGGGCAATATACACAACGAGGCGTAAGTTTTTTTCAATTAACGTGTCTCGCGCTTCCATGT
This window of the Sporosarcina pasteurii genome carries:
- the sigE gene encoding RNA polymerase sporulation sigma factor SigE, producing MLNEIKKWMTIIASFFRGKNGTYYIGGHGSLPKPLTREEEAETIRAFMEGDMEARDTLIEKNLRLVVYIARRFDNTNTHIEDLISIGAIGLIKAIETFKPDKNIKLATYASRCIENEILMHLRKTNRTKSEISFDEPLNSDADGNELLLSDILGTEATIIIDNVERKIERQHMIEAVKTLNDRERYIMACRFGLTGKTEMTQKEVAEMLGISQSYISRLEKKIIIELREMLNHPIA